One Entomomonas asaccharolytica DNA segment encodes these proteins:
- the thiO gene encoding glycine oxidase ThiO, whose amino-acid sequence MTTKTLIIGAGIIGLLTAYKLAKEGIEVILLEKNSAVGREASWAGGGIISPLFPWRQHAAITSLVNVSQDSYLEFIAELKSLSNIDPEYYITGLYWLNLEDEQQALDWAQQYQRPLNKVDIVEVERAVSVLGSGFTSAVYMDNIANIRNPRLVKALHSILVNMPNVQIKENCLFIDIIQQGGRVVGVHTSQQDYYGDNVVICTGAWTGSWLDTLGINLSIQPVKGQMILFKCKEDFLPTIILANERYAIPRRDGHILVGSTIEYVGYDNEPTLEAQESLRQSAVEMLPELAKAQVIQHWSGIRPAAPEGIPYIGEVPNYSGLWLNCGHFLNGFVLAPASCQLLTELMLGRQPVVDANPYMPINRV is encoded by the coding sequence TTGACTACTAAAACGTTAATTATAGGCGCTGGTATTATCGGTTTATTAACTGCCTATAAATTAGCAAAGGAAGGCATAGAAGTTATTTTATTAGAAAAAAATAGTGCTGTAGGAAGAGAAGCTTCTTGGGCTGGTGGAGGTATTATTTCACCTTTATTTCCATGGCGACAGCACGCTGCTATTACTAGTTTAGTCAATGTTTCTCAAGATAGTTATCTAGAATTTATCGCTGAGTTAAAAAGCCTTTCCAATATTGATCCAGAATATTATATAACAGGCTTGTATTGGTTAAATTTAGAAGATGAACAACAAGCTCTTGACTGGGCTCAGCAGTATCAACGACCACTTAATAAAGTAGATATTGTTGAGGTTGAACGAGCTGTAAGCGTTTTAGGGAGTGGTTTTACCTCTGCTGTCTATATGGACAATATAGCGAATATCCGTAATCCAAGGTTAGTTAAGGCATTACATTCCATCCTAGTTAATATGCCTAATGTGCAGATTAAAGAAAATTGTCTGTTTATTGATATTATCCAACAGGGAGGTCGGGTCGTTGGTGTTCATACGAGCCAGCAAGATTATTATGGTGATAATGTTGTAATCTGCACTGGTGCATGGACAGGTAGTTGGCTAGATACATTGGGGATTAACCTATCTATACAGCCAGTTAAAGGGCAAATGATTTTATTTAAATGTAAGGAAGATTTCTTACCTACTATTATATTAGCTAATGAACGTTATGCAATTCCCCGTCGGGATGGACATATTTTAGTAGGAAGTACAATTGAGTATGTTGGTTATGATAACGAGCCTACTTTAGAAGCACAGGAAAGTTTGCGACAGTCAGCCGTCGAGATGTTGCCTGAATTGGCAAAAGCACAAGTGATACAACATTGGTCTGGGATAAGGCCTGCGGCACCTGAAGGGATTCCCTATATTGGTGAAGTACCAAATTATTCAGGATTATGGTTAAACTGTGGACATTTTCTTAATGGCTTTGTTTTAGCACCTGCTTCATGTCAGCTATTAACAGAATTAATGTTAGGTAGACAGCCAGTAGTAGATGCAAACCCTTATATGCCAATTAATCGAGTTTAA
- the rhlB gene encoding ATP-dependent RNA helicase RhlB — protein MLKALKNFFTKKQATTPQQVVNKAPSENASQQNNKHKKTPYKKPRVKKQQSANKKLAKTPITDWQLEDFIVAPQAGKTRFHDLFLSNSLMHAIHDLGFTYCTPIQAGVLGHTLKGLDCIGQAQTGTGKTAAFLISIIAQLEETPPPTERYMGEPRALIIAPTRELVIQIAKEAQTLTKYTSLNVMSFVGGMDFNKQLRQIENNYCDILVATPGRLLDFQQRNEIHLDMLEILVLDEADRMLDMGFIPQVRQIIRHTPHKRDRQTLFFSATFTDDVMDLAKQWTTDPAIVEITPETVASDTIEQHIYAVSETDKLTLLYNLIQQNNWQRVIVFANRRDQVRDIEKQLKYQGISTALLSGEVAQNKRVQTLEKFRSGKIAVLIATDVAGRGIHIDGISHVINYNLPETPDDYVHRIGRTGRAGTKGISISLIGEDDIFILPNIEALLGQKLEGKIPPANLLTPLPKK, from the coding sequence TTGCTAAAAGCTTTAAAGAATTTTTTTACTAAAAAACAAGCTACTACTCCTCAACAAGTGGTTAATAAAGCTCCATCTGAAAACGCTTCGCAACAAAATAATAAACACAAAAAAACACCTTATAAAAAGCCTCGTGTTAAAAAGCAGCAATCAGCAAACAAGAAATTAGCAAAAACACCTATCACCGACTGGCAATTAGAAGATTTTATTGTAGCACCACAAGCTGGTAAAACACGCTTCCATGATTTATTTTTATCAAATTCTCTAATGCATGCTATACATGATCTTGGTTTTACCTATTGCACCCCTATTCAAGCAGGTGTACTAGGCCATACCTTAAAAGGGCTAGATTGCATTGGACAAGCACAAACTGGCACAGGAAAAACAGCAGCTTTTCTTATTTCTATTATTGCCCAATTAGAAGAGACGCCACCACCCACTGAACGCTACATGGGCGAACCTAGAGCGTTAATCATTGCCCCTACTCGAGAATTGGTTATACAAATCGCTAAAGAAGCACAAACATTAACCAAATACACTTCTCTTAATGTCATGAGTTTTGTGGGTGGCATGGACTTTAACAAGCAATTGCGGCAAATAGAGAACAATTATTGTGATATTTTGGTAGCGACACCTGGTCGTTTATTAGATTTTCAGCAACGTAATGAAATTCATTTAGATATGCTAGAAATACTTGTTCTTGATGAAGCTGATCGGATGTTAGATATGGGTTTTATCCCACAAGTTAGACAAATTATTCGCCATACTCCCCATAAACGCGATAGACAAACTCTATTTTTCTCTGCCACCTTTACTGATGATGTAATGGATTTAGCAAAGCAATGGACTACAGATCCAGCGATTGTAGAAATAACGCCAGAAACCGTTGCTAGCGATACTATTGAGCAACATATATATGCTGTATCAGAAACAGATAAACTGACTTTACTCTATAATCTAATACAGCAAAATAATTGGCAACGGGTTATTGTTTTTGCTAATCGACGTGACCAAGTACGAGATATCGAAAAGCAATTGAAATATCAAGGCATTAGCACTGCTCTATTATCAGGGGAAGTGGCTCAGAATAAACGTGTACAAACGTTAGAAAAATTCCGCTCAGGTAAAATTGCTGTATTAATTGCTACTGATGTAGCAGGTCGGGGTATCCATATTGATGGTATCAGCCATGTTATCAACTATAATTTACCAGAAACTCCTGATGATTATGTGCATCGTATAGGCCGTACTGGTCGTGCAGGAACTAAAGGTATTTCTATTAGTCTAATCGGAGAAGATGATATTTTTATATTACCTAATATTGAGGCTTTATTAGGTCAAAAATTAGAAGGAAAAATTCCCCCTGCTAATTTATTAACACCATTACCCAAAAAATAA